One stretch of Tenacibaculum sp. MAR_2010_89 DNA includes these proteins:
- a CDS encoding site-specific integrase encodes MSSLVLQSTHGVIRFSLKDSIKSLELTPKKESLIMLHFSSKGRRFKRSIGYKCNLKNWDVTKQRVKTGKGMVTNAYEVNSFIGNIQSYAEGELTKMKKENGSIDVKMLSSLIEKRIKGGGEIDRDEERNKDLIYYSKKVLEQKKSQIKIGTIRSCNQTIKMLEKYEKSKGYLLQFDDIDLSFYRSFVQFLEKEGYSLNSVGKHIKNLKVFLNDALTNGITDNAIFKSRSFKVLKETTTDIFLTKSEVGILAKEDFSLRSKIELARDIFLIGCLTGQRVSDYNGLTDENIEIIDGHKFIKVRQKKTDTIIHIPITSKIKEIMNRYNGKFPPKLSESKLRENIKLACKKIGFKDLITVSYTKGGQLVKKVVPKYDLVKTHTARRTFCTNHYIDQKPIQNIMLFSGHKTEREFLKYVRIEKREEALLVIESGFFD; translated from the coding sequence ATGAGCAGTTTAGTATTACAAAGCACACATGGTGTAATTAGATTTAGTTTAAAAGATTCAATTAAAAGTTTAGAATTAACTCCTAAAAAAGAGAGTTTAATTATGTTGCATTTTTCTTCTAAGGGAAGACGCTTTAAAAGAAGTATTGGTTATAAATGTAACTTGAAGAATTGGGATGTAACTAAGCAAAGAGTTAAAACAGGCAAAGGAATGGTTACTAATGCATATGAAGTTAACTCATTTATAGGTAATATTCAATCTTATGCAGAAGGGGAGCTCACTAAAATGAAAAAGGAGAATGGTTCTATAGATGTAAAAATGTTATCATCTTTAATAGAGAAAAGGATAAAAGGAGGAGGTGAAATAGATAGGGATGAAGAGAGAAATAAAGATTTGATTTATTATTCTAAAAAAGTGTTAGAGCAAAAGAAGAGTCAAATTAAAATTGGAACAATAAGATCTTGTAATCAAACAATTAAAATGTTAGAAAAGTATGAGAAATCAAAAGGGTATTTGTTACAGTTTGATGATATTGACTTGTCTTTTTACAGGAGTTTTGTTCAGTTTTTAGAAAAAGAGGGTTATAGTTTAAATAGTGTTGGTAAGCACATCAAGAACCTGAAAGTTTTTCTTAATGATGCTTTAACTAATGGAATTACTGATAATGCAATTTTTAAAAGTAGAAGTTTTAAGGTGTTAAAAGAAACTACAACAGATATTTTTCTCACGAAATCAGAAGTGGGAATTCTAGCTAAAGAAGATTTTAGTTTGAGATCAAAAATAGAATTAGCAAGGGATATTTTTTTAATAGGTTGCCTTACTGGTCAAAGAGTTAGTGATTACAATGGTTTAACTGATGAAAATATTGAAATTATTGATGGTCATAAATTTATTAAGGTGCGTCAGAAAAAAACTGATACAATTATACATATTCCAATTACGTCTAAAATTAAAGAGATAATGAATAGGTATAATGGGAAGTTTCCGCCAAAATTAAGTGAATCAAAATTAAGAGAAAATATAAAATTGGCTTGTAAAAAAATAGGTTTTAAAGATTTAATAACAGTTTCTTATACAAAAGGAGGTCAATTAGTGAAAAAAGTAGTTCCAAAGTATGATTTAGTCAAGACACATACTGCAAGAAGAACATTCTGTACAAATCATTATATAGATCAAAAACCAATTCAAAATATTATGCTTTTTTCTGGTCATAAAACTGAACGAGAATTTTTGAAGTATGTTAGGATTGAAAAAAGAGAGGAGGCTTTACTTGTAATAGAAAGTGGTTTTTTTGATTGA